In one Nostoc sp. KVJ3 genomic region, the following are encoded:
- a CDS encoding sucrose-phosphate phosphatase — protein sequence MKPFLFVTDLDDTLVYRTVGDDSALPKLNQLLNQHRQEYGTKIVYSTGRSPFLYKELQAQKNLLQPDALVLSVGTEIYLNGTDTPDSDWSEILSPGWERETVLSITKKYRELVRQPDSEQRPFKVSFFLEQDASANVLPQLEVELQKSKLNVKLIYSSGIDLDIVPHSSDKGQAMQFLRQKWKFAAEQTVVCGDSGNDIALFAVGNEWGIIVGNARKELIQWHDEHPATHRYLAKGFCAGGIIEGLNYFGLL from the coding sequence ATGAAACCATTTCTTTTTGTAACCGACTTAGATGACACCCTCGTATATCGCACAGTGGGCGATGACAGCGCTTTACCAAAATTAAATCAACTACTTAATCAACATCGCCAAGAATACGGCACTAAAATTGTTTATTCTACCGGGCGATCGCCTTTTCTTTACAAAGAACTCCAAGCTCAAAAAAATCTCTTACAACCAGATGCCCTCGTCCTTTCTGTGGGTACAGAAATTTATCTCAATGGTACTGATACTCCAGACTCAGATTGGTCAGAAATCCTCTCTCCGGGATGGGAACGGGAAACTGTATTATCTATTACTAAGAAATACCGGGAGTTAGTTCGGCAACCAGATTCAGAACAGCGTCCTTTCAAAGTGAGCTTTTTTCTAGAGCAAGATGCATCTGCAAATGTTCTACCACAACTTGAAGTAGAGTTGCAGAAATCTAAATTAAATGTAAAGTTAATCTACAGTAGCGGTATTGACCTTGACATTGTACCCCATAGCAGCGATAAAGGTCAGGCAATGCAGTTTTTACGCCAGAAGTGGAAATTTGCAGCAGAACAAACAGTTGTCTGTGGTGATTCGGGTAATGATATTGCTTTATTTGCTGTAGGCAACGAATGGGGAATCATCGTCGGGAATGCCCGAAAAGAGTTAATTCAATGGCACGATGAGCATCCCGCTACGCACCGCTACCTCGCAAAAGGTTTTTGTGCAGGTGGAATTATTGAAGGTTTAAATTATTTTGGTCTCTTGTAA
- the ruvA gene encoding Holliday junction branch migration protein RuvA codes for MISYLKGIVAGIQTIGANRVILTLEVNGLGYDLQVPQRLANQLPESGGVAQIFTHFQIREEVPFLYGFASPAERDLFRHLLTVTGIGAALAIALLDTLELPDLVQAIIAGNTQILIQAPGVGKKIAERICLELKSKLVEWRKSAGFFVATGGPAPGILEEVQMTLFALGYTAHEVSHALHVVSEDIGLPKDAYVEDWIKQAIAHLSSEQV; via the coding sequence ATGATTAGTTATCTAAAAGGTATAGTGGCTGGTATCCAAACAATTGGCGCTAATCGCGTGATTCTGACTCTGGAGGTCAATGGCTTGGGGTATGATTTGCAAGTTCCCCAACGCCTAGCAAACCAATTACCAGAATCGGGAGGAGTGGCGCAAATTTTTACCCATTTCCAAATTCGGGAAGAAGTGCCCTTTTTATATGGCTTTGCTTCACCAGCCGAACGCGATTTATTTCGTCACTTGCTGACTGTCACAGGGATTGGTGCAGCCTTAGCGATCGCCCTCCTGGACACTCTGGAACTACCAGATTTAGTCCAAGCAATTATCGCTGGCAATACACAAATCTTAATTCAGGCTCCAGGTGTCGGTAAAAAAATCGCAGAGCGCATCTGTTTGGAACTGAAAAGCAAATTAGTCGAGTGGCGCAAATCAGCCGGGTTCTTCGTCGCCACAGGCGGGCCAGCACCAGGAATTCTCGAAGAGGTGCAAATGACGCTATTCGCCTTGGGATATACTGCCCATGAAGTCAGTCACGCCCTACATGTAGTCAGCGAAGATATTGGACTACCCAAAGATGCCTACGTCGAAGATTGGATTAAACAAGCGATCGCTCATCTCAGCAGCGAACAAGTTTAA
- the bioF gene encoding 8-amino-7-oxononanoate synthase has product MPTNPYAWLEQSLATIHRADWYRSVEPITGRPGATVVLAGQEVINFASNDYLGLAGDERLMAAATAAIAEFGTGSTGSRLLSGHRELHGELEKAIASTKQTEDALVFSSGYLANLGAITALVGKRDLILSDQYNHSSLKNGAILSGAEVMEYPHCDVEVLKTQLSQQRQNYRRCLILTDTVFSMDGDLCPLPALLDLADEFTCMLLVDEAHATGVLGKTGAGCVEHFGCTGKQLIQIGTLSKALGSLGGYVAGSSALIDFLRNRAPSWIYTTGLSPADTAAALAAIKIVQQEPQHRVQLWENIHYLKSLLQHLPNLKLLPSESPILCFQLPNATDALKAGKQLRDAGIFAPAIRPPTVPTSRIRISVMATHEVAHIEKLVAVLKDVI; this is encoded by the coding sequence ATGCCCACTAATCCTTATGCTTGGCTAGAACAGTCCTTAGCAACAATTCATCGGGCAGACTGGTATCGTTCGGTAGAACCTATCACTGGTCGTCCGGGTGCAACGGTGGTTTTAGCTGGGCAAGAGGTAATTAATTTTGCCAGTAATGACTATTTGGGATTGGCTGGGGATGAGCGGTTGATGGCAGCCGCAACTGCTGCGATCGCAGAATTTGGCACTGGTAGTACAGGTTCTAGATTACTCAGTGGGCATCGAGAATTACATGGGGAGTTAGAAAAGGCGATCGCATCTACCAAACAAACAGAAGATGCTTTGGTATTTAGTTCCGGGTATCTAGCCAATTTGGGTGCAATTACCGCCCTTGTGGGCAAGCGCGATTTAATTTTATCTGACCAGTACAATCATTCCAGTTTGAAAAATGGAGCGATTCTTAGCGGTGCAGAAGTTATGGAATATCCGCACTGTGATGTTGAAGTCCTAAAAACTCAGTTGAGTCAACAACGACAAAATTACCGACGCTGTTTGATTCTTACTGATACCGTCTTCAGCATGGATGGCGATTTATGTCCCTTACCCGCGCTGTTGGATCTAGCTGATGAATTTACCTGTATGTTGCTAGTTGATGAAGCTCATGCCACTGGAGTACTAGGAAAAACTGGCGCTGGGTGTGTCGAGCATTTTGGGTGTACAGGAAAGCAATTAATTCAAATTGGTACTTTGAGTAAAGCTTTGGGTAGCTTAGGCGGATATGTAGCGGGAAGTAGCGCCTTAATTGACTTTTTGCGGAACCGCGCACCCAGTTGGATTTATACCACTGGGCTTTCACCTGCTGATACAGCCGCCGCCTTAGCAGCAATCAAAATAGTGCAGCAAGAACCGCAACACCGCGTCCAATTGTGGGAAAATATACATTACTTGAAAAGTTTACTGCAACACTTACCTAACTTAAAATTGCTACCTTCTGAATCACCCATACTATGTTTTCAATTACCTAATGCTACAGATGCCCTCAAAGCTGGAAAGCAGCTAAGAGATGCTGGTATTTTTGCCCCAGCAATTCGTCCTCCCACAGTGCCCACAAGTCGAATCAGAATATCTGTGATGGCAACTCATGAAGTAGCACATATTGAAAAATTGGTAGCAGTGTTGAAGGATGTTATCTAA
- a CDS encoding PAS domain S-box protein, whose product MPHINYSQLLRYGVVVLIVTLTLVLMLMLDPWLGMSGTPFLLFFGAVVVSAWYGGLKSGLLATSLSALLSDYFFLPPTYELSFDLPNSMRIGLFVLQGFLFSILCEALKTAKRRADGNLQKLRISEERFRLALSSSDIIVFQQDRDLRYQWIHNPQGLDNTEEMLGKSDDQVFTASVAEQLRIIKQKVLETGVSTREEVYLNTCGQDRYYDLLVEPLRDVDNSIQGITCAAVNITERKQTEERLRYIAQISSLLSTSLDYEQTLEQIAKISVPQLADWCSVDILNEDGSIRRLPIAHADPSKAELAQKLQEYVTDYKGTSAITRVLQTGQSELISEISDSLLVASTQNQEHLELVRKLGMKSVMIVPLIAQGRVLGTISFVSTQSNRRYDRTDLTLATDISHRAALAVENARLYRDIHQALIHYAESLSLLDALLEAAPVAVCFLDRELRYIRINQVFADINGLTIEEHLGQKFGEVLPAMAAELEPQLQRVLDTGDPLLNVEISGETRGQPGRYGYWLGNYYPVNNPMDETVGIGIILADVTAAKQTEVALRESEERFRTIFNQATVGITVLALDGQFLQVNPAFCEITGYSVEELIELSFQDITHPDDVKVDLLYAQQVLAREINGYSLEKRYIRKDGSLVWVKVTASAVWDAEGKPMYALGIIEDISERQAALRDVSDELRLRKRVEATQQFLLESSALLAASLDYEVVLKNVAHLAVPTLADWCVVDIFTEDQLVENLTIASAYPMKTKIMEELQRLYPRSTKRRRSIFFRLKEGKSVFHAEFSDSLIAGFAEDQRHHHLLSSLEIRSLMVIPLYSRGQLFGSISFTTADSGRYYTEADLAFAEDIARRAATAIDNARLYQETQRAKQAAERSVNRTLLLQRITAALSEALTPQEVADVVVNQGIAVLEATGGSVVLLDEGDNTLKVVQAIGYPQTLVNTWATFPITSPNQIAETVRTGQPIFLENLAAMIARYPDLANIVTVMGNNAWASIPLIAEGKVIGALGLSFTTGQIFNEEDRGFMLTLGQQCAQAIARAQLYEAEKTARAQAETANRIKDEFLAVLSHELRTPLNPILGWAKLLRTRNFDEATKIKALETIERNAKLQTQLIGDLLDVSRILQGKVRLNLYAVDLKIAIAAALETVRLAAEAKSIQIQTVLSNDIGKVLGDSDRLQQVMWNLLSNAVKFTPTDGQVEVRLQQVGLDAQIQVIDTGKGINPEFLPYVFDYFRQADAKTTRVFGGLGLGLAIVRHLVELHGGTVQAESLGEGQGATFTVSLPLLKNSELRVSSGDASQAELSNDDILLAGVQILLVDDQADVREFFTFALEQYGATVTAVESAAEALETLAQSKPDILLSDIGMPLMDGYMLLREVRKLPPEQGGQIPAIALTAYAGEINYNQAIAAGFQKHLPKPVDAEDLATAIDKIIRNS is encoded by the coding sequence ATGCCCCATATTAATTATTCTCAGTTACTGCGTTATGGCGTTGTTGTATTAATTGTCACACTTACATTAGTACTAATGTTGATGCTAGACCCCTGGTTAGGCATGAGTGGAACTCCTTTCTTACTGTTTTTTGGCGCTGTAGTGGTAAGTGCTTGGTATGGTGGTTTGAAGTCAGGGCTATTAGCAACTTCCTTGTCTGCATTACTGAGTGATTACTTTTTTCTTCCCCCAACTTATGAGCTGAGTTTTGACTTACCTAATTCTATGCGAATTGGGTTGTTTGTATTACAAGGATTCCTCTTTAGTATTTTATGTGAGGCATTAAAGACTGCCAAAAGAAGGGCTGACGGAAATCTCCAAAAGCTGAGAATTAGTGAGGAGCGATTTCGACTAGCGTTAAGTAGTTCAGATATCATAGTCTTTCAGCAGGATCGCGATTTACGATATCAGTGGATTCATAATCCTCAAGGTCTAGATAATACTGAGGAAATGTTAGGCAAGTCTGACGATCAAGTATTTACAGCCTCAGTAGCAGAGCAATTGAGGATAATTAAGCAAAAAGTATTAGAAACTGGTGTTTCAACCCGTGAAGAGGTTTATCTGAATACTTGTGGACAAGATCGTTACTACGATTTACTGGTTGAACCGCTAAGGGATGTAGACAATAGTATTCAGGGTATTACTTGTGCAGCTGTGAATATCACTGAGCGCAAACAGACTGAGGAAAGACTCCGTTATATTGCTCAGATTAGTAGTTTACTTTCTACTTCTCTAGATTATGAACAAACCTTAGAACAAATCGCCAAAATCTCAGTTCCCCAGTTAGCTGATTGGTGTAGCGTTGATATTTTAAATGAAGATGGTTCCATTCGTCGCCTACCCATTGCCCATGCAGACCCATCAAAAGCGGAGTTAGCGCAGAAACTTCAGGAGTATGTGACAGATTATAAAGGTACAAGTGCAATTACTAGAGTGCTGCAAACTGGGCAAAGCGAATTAATTTCCGAAATATCTGACTCACTATTAGTAGCAAGCACTCAGAATCAGGAACACTTAGAACTTGTCCGAAAATTGGGGATGAAGTCTGTGATGATTGTGCCCTTAATCGCACAAGGGCGAGTCCTCGGTACTATCAGTTTTGTTAGCACGCAATCAAACCGTCGCTACGATCGCACTGACTTAACTTTAGCAACAGATATTAGCCATCGTGCAGCCTTAGCAGTGGAAAATGCCCGACTTTATCGAGACATCCACCAGGCTTTAATTCATTATGCCGAATCTCTATCTCTTCTAGATGCGCTGTTAGAAGCGGCTCCCGTTGCTGTATGCTTTTTGGATCGGGAACTGCGATATATCCGAATTAATCAAGTTTTCGCTGATATTAACGGTTTGACTATAGAAGAACATTTAGGGCAGAAATTTGGGGAAGTTTTGCCAGCAATGGCAGCTGAGTTGGAGCCGCAGTTACAGCGCGTGTTGGATACTGGAGACCCCCTGCTGAATGTGGAAATTAGCGGTGAGACAAGAGGACAACCAGGACGTTACGGCTACTGGCTGGGCAATTATTACCCAGTCAATAACCCAATGGATGAAACGGTGGGAATTGGGATTATTTTGGCAGATGTGACAGCAGCAAAGCAAACAGAAGTTGCCTTACGGGAAAGTGAAGAAAGATTCCGCACCATCTTCAATCAGGCCACCGTAGGTATTACCGTACTTGCATTAGATGGACAATTTCTCCAGGTGAATCCGGCTTTTTGTGAGATTACTGGGTACAGCGTAGAAGAATTAATCGAGTTGAGTTTTCAAGACATTACTCACCCTGACGACGTGAAAGTTGATTTGCTTTATGCTCAACAAGTATTAGCCAGGGAAATTAATGGTTATTCCTTAGAGAAACGCTACATTCGTAAAGATGGTTCCCTAGTGTGGGTGAAGGTGACTGCATCAGCAGTTTGGGATGCTGAGGGTAAACCAATGTATGCTTTGGGGATTATCGAGGATATTAGCGAACGGCAAGCCGCGCTACGCGATGTCTCCGACGAGCTTCGCTTACGCAAACGAGTAGAAGCCACGCAACAATTTTTATTAGAATCCAGCGCCTTACTAGCTGCTTCCTTAGATTATGAAGTCGTTTTGAAGAACGTTGCCCATCTAGCCGTTCCCACCTTAGCAGACTGGTGTGTTGTCGATATTTTTACAGAAGATCAGTTAGTTGAAAATCTGACGATCGCTAGTGCTTACCCCATGAAAACCAAGATCATGGAGGAATTACAACGGCTTTATCCTAGGAGTACCAAGCGAAGACGTTCAATTTTCTTCAGGTTAAAGGAAGGAAAATCCGTTTTTCATGCAGAATTTTCGGATTCGTTGATCGCAGGATTTGCCGAAGATCAGAGACATCATCATTTACTGTCCAGTTTAGAGATTCGTTCTCTGATGGTAATTCCCCTCTACTCCCGTGGGCAATTATTCGGCTCAATATCTTTTACTACAGCCGATTCTGGGCGTTATTACACAGAGGCAGATTTAGCTTTCGCAGAGGATATTGCTCGTCGCGCAGCCACAGCCATCGACAACGCCAGACTCTACCAGGAAACTCAACGGGCAAAACAGGCTGCTGAAAGATCTGTTAACCGTACCCTGCTTTTACAAAGAATAACTGCTGCCCTCTCGGAAGCCTTAACTCCCCAGGAGGTGGCTGATGTAGTGGTGAACCAAGGAATTGCCGTCTTGGAAGCTACTGGTGGTTCTGTTGTCTTACTTGATGAGGGAGATAATACCCTGAAAGTTGTGCAAGCAATTGGCTATCCGCAAACCCTCGTAAATACTTGGGCAACTTTTCCCATCACATCACCTAACCAAATAGCAGAAACAGTCAGAACTGGACAGCCGATTTTTTTAGAAAATTTAGCAGCCATGATTGCTAGATATCCAGACTTAGCAAATATTGTAACTGTTATGGGGAATAATGCCTGGGCTTCCATTCCCTTAATAGCAGAAGGTAAAGTAATTGGGGCTTTGGGATTAAGCTTTACTACTGGACAAATATTTAACGAAGAAGACCGAGGATTTATGTTGACACTGGGACAGCAGTGTGCCCAAGCGATCGCTCGCGCTCAACTTTACGAAGCCGAAAAGACCGCCAGGGCACAAGCTGAGACAGCTAACCGCATTAAAGATGAATTTCTCGCTGTCCTTTCCCATGAACTCCGAACTCCCTTGAATCCGATTTTAGGGTGGGCAAAGTTACTCAGAACCCGCAACTTCGACGAAGCCACTAAAATCAAGGCTTTGGAAACAATCGAGCGCAATGCCAAGTTACAAACCCAATTAATTGGAGATTTACTTGATGTTTCGCGGATTTTACAAGGTAAGGTGAGGTTAAATCTTTATGCCGTGGATTTGAAAATAGCGATCGCAGCTGCACTAGAAACAGTGCGTTTAGCAGCAGAAGCCAAATCAATTCAAATACAAACGGTATTAAGTAATGATATCGGCAAAGTTCTCGGCGATAGCGATCGCTTGCAACAAGTGATGTGGAATCTCCTTTCCAATGCCGTTAAGTTTACACCCACAGATGGACAAGTAGAAGTGCGTCTACAGCAAGTTGGGTTAGATGCCCAAATTCAGGTGATTGATACAGGTAAAGGCATCAACCCCGAATTTTTGCCCTACGTCTTTGACTACTTCCGCCAAGCAGATGCTAAGACAACCAGAGTATTTGGTGGACTGGGATTAGGACTGGCAATTGTGCGCCATCTAGTAGAACTTCATGGTGGTACAGTTCAGGCAGAGAGTCTGGGAGAAGGACAAGGGGCTACCTTTACAGTCAGCCTACCTTTGCTCAAAAATTCTGAGTTGCGAGTTAGCAGTGGTGACGCTTCTCAAGCAGAACTCAGTAATGACGACATATTACTTGCTGGAGTGCAAATTCTGCTTGTAGACGATCAAGCTGATGTGCGAGAATTTTTTACCTTTGCCCTAGAACAATATGGTGCAACTGTAACCGCAGTTGAATCAGCAGCCGAAGCCCTAGAAACATTAGCCCAATCAAAGCCAGATATCCTATTAAGCGACATTGGAATGCCCTTAATGGATGGCTATATGTTGCTGCGCGAGGTGAGAAAATTACCACCAGAGCAAGGTGGGCAAATTCCAGCGATCGCACTGACAGCTTACGCTGGAGAAATTAACTACAACCAAGCAATAGCAGCAGGATTTCAAAAACACCTACCTAAACCCGTAGATGCAGAGGATTTAGCGACAGCGATCGATAAAATAATTCGTAATTCGTAA
- a CDS encoding SDR family NAD(P)-dependent oxidoreductase produces MQSFSNRVALITGSTSGIGASIAKRLAREGMSIAIHSKSSVKAGAVLVEELGNASYFQADLTNERETRQLIHSAIEQHGRLDVIVNNAGISEVIPHTALKQATSEIWEKLYKVNVIAPWILIAEAESALRQSATEGHPSCIVNISSHAGVRPKGASIPYSVSKAALNHLTRLLAVTLAPAIRVNAIAPGLVETPMTEQWDAAREIWQNHAPMRRAAKPEEIADIVAMLVASDYITGEVIVADGGLNLT; encoded by the coding sequence ATGCAATCATTCTCGAATCGAGTTGCACTCATCACTGGCTCTACATCAGGCATTGGTGCATCCATTGCTAAACGTCTTGCTAGAGAAGGAATGTCCATTGCAATCCATTCAAAATCTTCAGTTAAAGCAGGTGCAGTACTTGTAGAAGAACTGGGAAATGCCAGTTATTTTCAAGCTGATTTAACAAACGAAAGGGAAACTAGGCAGCTGATTCATTCAGCGATCGAGCAACACGGTCGCCTTGATGTCATCGTTAATAATGCCGGGATTAGTGAAGTTATTCCACACACTGCTCTCAAACAGGCAACATCAGAAATCTGGGAAAAACTATACAAAGTAAATGTAATTGCACCGTGGATATTGATTGCTGAGGCAGAATCGGCTCTGCGTCAAAGCGCTACTGAGGGGCATCCGAGTTGCATTGTGAATATCAGTTCTCATGCAGGTGTCCGTCCTAAAGGAGCATCTATCCCTTATTCTGTAAGCAAAGCTGCACTTAATCACTTGACGCGACTGCTGGCTGTGACTCTTGCGCCAGCAATTCGGGTTAATGCGATCGCTCCTGGGTTAGTAGAGACACCAATGACGGAGCAATGGGATGCCGCCAGAGAAATCTGGCAAAATCACGCCCCAATGCGCCGAGCCGCTAAACCCGAAGAAATTGCTGATATTGTAGCAATGCTGGTCGCTTCCGACTATATAACTGGAGAAGTTATTGTGGCTGATGGCGGACTAAATTTAACCTAA
- a CDS encoding thylakoid membrane photosystem I accumulation factor, whose translation MNSTKFLFLHKQITGWQRWLSKCLLLLASLFIISTQPAYAGLDNDLYDGNIFVVYAGNGSLVPPRQTLAQTLAEHKPVFLAFYLDDSSDSKRYAISISRVQEFYGQVAEIMPINVDTIPSKKTYDPTEPGYYYSGAVPQVVVFNKAGEVVLNKKGQVPFEEIDDQFRKIFDLLPRTETAQLKRRAFNEFSSELAR comes from the coding sequence ATGAATAGCACAAAATTTCTTTTTTTACATAAACAAATTACTGGCTGGCAAAGGTGGTTGTCCAAATGCCTGTTGTTGCTTGCAAGTCTTTTCATTATAAGTACACAACCTGCTTATGCTGGACTCGATAATGATTTATATGATGGCAACATCTTTGTAGTTTATGCTGGCAATGGTTCATTGGTTCCTCCCAGACAGACACTCGCACAGACTTTAGCAGAACATAAACCCGTATTTTTGGCTTTTTATTTAGATGACAGCAGCGATTCTAAAAGATATGCCATTTCTATCTCGCGGGTACAGGAATTCTACGGTCAGGTGGCAGAGATTATGCCGATTAATGTAGATACTATCCCGTCTAAAAAGACTTATGACCCTACAGAACCAGGATATTACTATTCTGGGGCTGTTCCTCAAGTCGTGGTGTTTAATAAAGCGGGTGAGGTAGTTTTAAATAAAAAAGGTCAAGTACCTTTTGAAGAAATAGACGATCAATTTCGCAAAATCTTTGATTTATTACCGCGTACCGAAACTGCACAGTTAAAGCGACGAGCCTTTAATGAGTTCAGTAGTGAGTTAGCTAGATAA